In one window of Spartinivicinus marinus DNA:
- a CDS encoding response regulator encodes MAISSALVVDDSKSARYSLRKMLEKMDVSVAFAESGEQALESLGDSQPDVIFMDHMMPGMDGLEATQAIKNNPAWAGIPVVMCTSKDGDEYAAEAKSHGAIGVLPKPATLKQITEILDSLEQLAALMPETSVAEEEPAAVLSGEPTPVDQIETLVQNAVEAAVAKAVQSTVTPLVQEQVQSQLESQLTAQLSSQLEKQLPDYISRAGSELLSSALAETKVACQQLIDEALVAERSNIMAEVQASVQAQLQGLASQDAETEAKFQELLAPVSAELTQLQEKMATPTSATITSEQLHEIKQAAKAEATQEANRIAEETTSSTQKLAKIAKEQATQVTQQLLDNRSASQENQREQVSDEINASMQSLSSRLYLLFGLAAGIGIAAAAVVFAIK; translated from the coding sequence ATGGCCATATCAAGTGCTCTTGTCGTTGATGATTCCAAGTCTGCTCGCTATTCGCTGCGCAAAATGTTAGAGAAAATGGATGTATCCGTTGCGTTTGCAGAGTCTGGTGAGCAAGCCCTTGAGTCATTAGGTGACAGTCAACCCGATGTCATCTTTATGGATCACATGATGCCAGGTATGGATGGCTTAGAGGCGACTCAGGCAATTAAAAATAACCCCGCCTGGGCCGGTATACCTGTCGTGATGTGCACTTCGAAAGATGGTGATGAATATGCGGCAGAAGCAAAGTCTCATGGGGCTATTGGAGTGCTGCCTAAGCCAGCAACACTGAAACAAATAACCGAAATTCTGGATTCTCTTGAGCAGTTGGCGGCATTAATGCCTGAAACCTCAGTAGCAGAGGAAGAGCCTGCCGCTGTACTGTCGGGTGAGCCTACGCCAGTGGATCAAATCGAGACATTGGTACAAAATGCAGTAGAAGCCGCTGTAGCAAAAGCGGTCCAATCCACTGTAACCCCTTTGGTTCAAGAGCAGGTTCAGTCACAACTGGAATCTCAGCTAACGGCTCAATTATCAAGCCAACTAGAAAAACAGCTGCCAGACTACATAAGCCGTGCAGGCTCAGAGCTATTAAGCTCAGCACTGGCAGAAACCAAAGTGGCTTGTCAGCAATTAATTGATGAAGCACTTGTGGCTGAGCGATCAAACATCATGGCTGAGGTGCAAGCATCAGTGCAGGCTCAATTGCAAGGTCTTGCTAGTCAGGATGCTGAGACTGAAGCCAAGTTTCAAGAACTGCTTGCACCTGTTTCAGCAGAGCTCACCCAACTGCAAGAAAAAATGGCAACACCAACTTCTGCGACAATAACCTCTGAACAATTACACGAAATTAAACAAGCAGCTAAAGCGGAAGCTACCCAGGAAGCCAATAGAATTGCTGAGGAAACTACCAGTTCAACACAAAAGTTAGCAAAAATAGCAAAAGAACAAGCAACCCAAGTGACTCAACAGTTACTGGATAACCGCTCAGCTTCTCAGGAAAACCAACGGGAGCAAGTCTCTGATGAGATCAATGCAAGTATGCAATCCCTTTCTAGCCGCCTGTATTTATTGTTCGGGTTAGCGGCTGGGATTGGCATTGCTGCCGCAGCTGTCGTGTTTGCTATCAAGTAA
- a CDS encoding FAD-dependent oxidoreductase: MKNSDQETVVVIGGGPVGAMMATFLAKQGFKVTLYEKRADLRQHNLSAGRSINLALANRGIDALAKLGLMNQIRQLMIPMAGRMVHHPNGDTQFQAYGQQPHEVIYSISRTGLNQLLLNAAEATGKVGMHFNYQCQQVDWDNNQLVIQSMQTKADQCIRFDRLIGADGAGSIVRQALIDRCTGHDEYQPLGHSYKELTIPAGPDGQFQLTAEALHIWPRGGYMMIALPNQEGSFTVTLFLPNKGPNSFAILNSPEKVQRFFAEQFPDALPLLPSLCDEFFSNPTGHLGTVRCAPWHFQDKGILIGDAAHAIVPFHGQGMNCGFEDCAALASCVSQFHNWSDCFIEYNARRFLNGNAIADMAIENYVEMRDSVLDPHFLLKKTIGFRLEQEYPNHFIPRYSMVMFHRIPYVEAQRRGRINEAILEQLAQGISHINELDWELADHLVRSQLNKIGDINRTTDG; this comes from the coding sequence ATGAAGAATAGTGATCAGGAAACAGTTGTTGTGATAGGTGGTGGGCCAGTTGGAGCTATGATGGCCACATTTCTAGCCAAGCAGGGTTTTAAGGTGACACTTTATGAAAAGCGAGCTGATTTACGTCAGCATAACCTATCAGCTGGTCGCTCGATAAACTTGGCCCTTGCTAACCGGGGTATTGATGCTTTGGCCAAGCTAGGCCTGATGAATCAAATACGACAATTGATGATTCCAATGGCTGGGCGGATGGTTCATCACCCAAATGGTGATACACAGTTCCAAGCCTATGGTCAACAACCCCATGAGGTGATTTATTCTATTTCTCGGACTGGATTAAACCAGTTGCTATTAAATGCAGCAGAAGCAACAGGTAAGGTTGGTATGCATTTTAATTATCAATGCCAACAGGTTGACTGGGATAACAATCAGCTAGTTATTCAATCGATGCAAACCAAAGCTGACCAGTGTATTAGGTTTGATCGTCTAATTGGGGCTGATGGAGCAGGCTCTATTGTACGACAGGCGTTGATTGATCGTTGTACGGGACATGATGAATATCAACCGTTAGGACATAGTTATAAAGAGCTAACCATTCCAGCAGGTCCTGATGGTCAGTTCCAGCTGACAGCAGAGGCACTCCATATCTGGCCTAGAGGCGGCTATATGATGATAGCTTTACCTAATCAAGAGGGTAGCTTTACTGTCACACTATTTTTACCTAATAAAGGCCCAAATAGTTTTGCTATATTAAACAGTCCAGAAAAAGTACAGCGTTTTTTTGCTGAGCAATTTCCTGATGCATTGCCCCTGCTGCCTTCTTTATGTGATGAGTTTTTTTCTAACCCAACTGGACACTTAGGCACTGTTCGTTGTGCACCTTGGCATTTTCAAGATAAAGGCATACTGATTGGTGATGCGGCACATGCTATTGTTCCTTTTCATGGGCAGGGAATGAACTGTGGTTTTGAAGATTGTGCTGCGCTGGCTAGTTGTGTCAGTCAATTCCATAATTGGTCAGACTGTTTTATAGAATACAATGCTCGACGCTTTTTAAATGGTAATGCAATTGCTGATATGGCCATTGAAAACTATGTTGAAATGCGTGACTCCGTATTAGATCCACACTTTTTGCTAAAGAAAACCATTGGATTTCGGCTAGAGCAGGAGTATCCGAATCATTTCATTCCACGTTATTCTATGGTGATGTTTCATCGGATACCTTATGTGGAAGCTCAACGGCGAGGAAGAATTAACGAAGCAATTCTTGAGCAATTGGCGCAAGGTATCAGTCATATTAATGAATTGGATTGGGAGTTAGCTGATCACTTGGTGCGTAGTCAGCTTAATAAGATAGGCGATATAAATAGGACAACTGATGGATAA